A genome region from Lactobacillus sp. ESL0791 includes the following:
- the opp3b gene encoding oligopeptide ABC transporter permease — protein sequence MGKYILKRLGYMIITLFLVASITFFMMKLMPGTPFSNQDKLSAAQLKIMNEQYGLNKPIWQQYLIYLGNMLHGHFGTSFQFNNQPVLQLIVSRLKPSLLIGAQAMVIGSLLGILLGAVAAVNKNNWVDSLATFVSILGISVPSFVLAVLLQFFLAFKWNIFPIALWTDWKSSILPSLALAVSPLAQTARFMRTEMVDVLNSDYIELSKAKGNTRWQTVVKHTLRNSLIPVITILGPLTANILTGSLVVENIFSIPGIGEQFVKSIMTNDYPTIMGLTIFYALLFMIMLLITDILYSVIDPRIRIAGKENN from the coding sequence ATGGGTAAATATATTTTAAAGCGGCTGGGCTATATGATTATAACCTTGTTTCTCGTCGCAAGTATTACCTTCTTTATGATGAAATTGATGCCTGGAACACCTTTTTCCAATCAAGATAAGCTATCAGCGGCGCAATTAAAAATTATGAATGAGCAATACGGTCTGAATAAGCCAATCTGGCAGCAATATCTAATTTATTTAGGAAATATGCTGCACGGACATTTTGGCACATCTTTTCAATTTAATAACCAACCCGTTTTACAATTAATCGTTTCACGTTTGAAACCGTCGCTATTAATCGGTGCACAGGCAATGGTTATTGGTTCGCTGCTAGGTATTTTGCTTGGTGCGGTTGCCGCCGTGAATAAAAATAATTGGGTTGACAGCCTGGCAACTTTTGTTTCAATCTTGGGAATTTCGGTCCCGAGTTTTGTCTTAGCCGTTTTGTTGCAATTCTTTTTAGCTTTCAAGTGGAATATTTTTCCAATTGCATTATGGACGGATTGGAAATCCAGTATTTTACCATCTCTGGCACTAGCTGTTTCGCCGTTAGCCCAAACCGCTCGGTTTATGCGGACGGAAATGGTTGATGTGCTGAACAGTGACTACATTGAATTATCCAAGGCGAAGGGCAATACCCGCTGGCAAACAGTTGTTAAGCATACTTTGCGTAATTCCTTGATTCCAGTAATAACGATTTTGGGACCGCTGACGGCAAATATTTTAACCGGCTCGCTGGTAGTTGAAAATATTTTCTCAATTCCGGGAATCGGTGAGCAGTTTGTCAAGTCAATTATGACCAATGATTACCCGACAATTATGGGTTTAACGATCTTTTACGCATTACTTTTTATGATTATGTTACTGATTACGGATATTTTGTACAGTGTGATTGACCCACGGATTAGAATAGCTGGCAAGGAGAATAATTAA
- a CDS encoding peptide ABC transporter substrate-binding protein has translation MKAKKWLTLGMTILASAGILAGCGKSSSSKAPAADDTVKIMTKDVIATMDSSLNTDVIGAQAGSDTMEGLYRYEGKELKPGIATKVVKPTNNGLTYTFPLRNAKWSNGDPVTANDFVFAWRRTVDPSTKSQYAYIYEGIANAKAITAGKKPASTLGVEAVNAHTLRVTLEKPISYFNELMAAYFYFPQNPRTVKKWGKKYGTNSKTLVFDGPYKLVNWDGPDNTWNEVKNDSYWNAKAVKVKKLQYQVVKDPTTALNLYQSNKLDDITLTGDNAKQMRGSKGYNAQLKNSTSYIEMNQRHKTIFRNKKIRQAISLSIDRQQLTKKVLGDGSRPSDTFIPKGMSFDPTDKTKDFTQETDASASKYARYDPKEAKKLWKEGLAETGNTGKKFNFVLLGDDTDIAKKQAEFLQNALEKLPGMKITLSNVPFKTRLSRSNDGDFDMVMTGWNADFPDPINFLTLQVSKAAYNRGKWSNSTFDNFVNKSLTDDANSPKKRWQDMKDAQDVLNEEQGIVPLYQQGDAHMTKSSIKNYAVTPNGSYNTVLLRLQK, from the coding sequence ATGAAAGCAAAGAAATGGTTAACACTTGGCATGACAATTTTAGCAAGTGCCGGAATTTTAGCTGGCTGTGGCAAGTCGTCTAGTTCGAAAGCTCCTGCTGCTGATGACACCGTTAAAATTATGACTAAAGACGTTATTGCAACAATGGACTCATCATTGAATACTGACGTAATTGGTGCTCAGGCTGGTAGTGATACGATGGAAGGCCTTTATCGGTATGAGGGCAAAGAACTTAAGCCGGGTATTGCTACGAAAGTTGTTAAACCAACGAATAATGGTTTAACTTATACTTTTCCGTTGCGTAACGCCAAATGGAGCAATGGTGATCCTGTAACTGCCAACGATTTTGTTTTCGCGTGGCGGCGAACAGTTGATCCTAGTACGAAGTCGCAATATGCTTATATTTATGAGGGCATTGCGAATGCTAAAGCAATAACTGCTGGGAAAAAACCGGCAAGTACACTGGGTGTTGAAGCAGTTAATGCGCATACCTTAAGAGTAACGTTAGAGAAGCCGATTTCCTATTTCAACGAATTAATGGCAGCTTACTTCTACTTCCCGCAAAATCCACGAACGGTTAAAAAATGGGGCAAGAAGTACGGTACTAATTCTAAGACATTGGTTTTTGACGGACCATATAAGCTGGTTAACTGGGATGGCCCCGACAACACATGGAATGAAGTAAAAAACGACAGTTATTGGAATGCCAAAGCGGTTAAGGTCAAGAAGTTGCAATATCAGGTTGTTAAGGATCCGACGACGGCCTTAAACTTGTATCAATCTAATAAATTGGATGATATTACGCTTACCGGCGACAATGCCAAGCAAATGCGCGGCAGCAAAGGTTACAATGCACAGTTAAAGAATTCGACTTCTTATATTGAAATGAACCAGCGTCACAAAACAATCTTTAGAAATAAGAAGATTCGGCAGGCAATTTCACTATCAATTGACCGGCAGCAGTTGACTAAGAAGGTTCTTGGCGATGGTAGTCGTCCGTCCGATACATTTATTCCCAAGGGAATGTCATTCGATCCGACAGATAAGACAAAAGACTTTACCCAAGAAACGGATGCAAGTGCAAGCAAATATGCTAGGTATGATCCGAAAGAAGCTAAAAAACTCTGGAAAGAGGGCTTAGCCGAAACGGGTAACACAGGTAAGAAATTTAACTTTGTTCTTTTGGGTGACGATACCGATATTGCCAAGAAACAGGCCGAATTCTTACAAAATGCGTTAGAGAAGCTTCCGGGAATGAAAATCACCTTGAGTAATGTGCCGTTTAAGACACGTTTGAGCCGTTCAAATGATGGTGATTTTGATATGGTAATGACCGGCTGGAACGCAGATTTCCCAGACCCAATCAACTTTTTAACTTTGCAGGTTTCGAAAGCAGCCTATAACCGTGGCAAATGGTCTAACAGCACTTTTGACAATTTTGTGAACAAGAGTTTAACCGATGATGCCAATAGTCCTAAAAAACGTTGGCAAGACATGAAGGATGCCCAGGATGTTCTGAACGAAGAGCAGGGAATTGTTCCGCTATATCAACAAGGTGATGCACACATGACGAAGTCAAGCATTAAGAATTACGCGGTAACACCAAACGGCAGTTACAATACAGTTTTACTTCGTCTTCAAAAATAA
- a CDS encoding peptide ABC transporter substrate-binding protein, giving the protein MKVKQWLILSTTLIISAGILTGCGKSSNSKAPDDTAKIMVADNIPTMDSSVNTDVLGFQIATDTMEGLYRYEGKTLKPGIAKKVVKPTNNGLTYTFPLRNAKWSNGDPVTADDFVFAWRRTVDPKTKSEYAYIYDGIKNADEINEGKKPASSLGVKAINAHTLQVTLEKPISYFNKLMASEFYFPQKQQVVEKWGKKYGTNSKTLIFNGPYKLVNWNGPDNTWTEVKNESYWNAKAVKVKKLQYQVVKDPTTALNLYQSNKLDDVTITGDNAKQMKGSKGYNAQLRNAIFYIEMNQKRRTIFRNKKIRQAISLSINRAQLTKTVLGDGSRPADSFIPKGMAYDPTDKTKDFVAETDASASKYARYDPKEAKKLWKEGLAETGNTGKKFNFVLLGGDTDIMKKEAEFLQNELEKLPGMNITLSNVPRKTQYSRARETDFDLYMSFWSADFPDPINFLTLLTSNVSYNDGKWSNPAFDKLVNKSLTEDANNLPGRWQDMKAAQTILNEEQGVVPLYQFGDAHMTKPRLKNYVLTPNGTYNMVALRLAN; this is encoded by the coding sequence ATGAAAGTAAAACAGTGGCTGATACTTAGTACGACACTGATTATTAGTGCCGGAATTCTGACTGGCTGTGGTAAGTCATCTAATTCAAAAGCACCTGATGATACAGCAAAAATTATGGTTGCGGACAATATTCCCACAATGGATTCATCGGTGAATACCGATGTGTTGGGATTTCAAATCGCTACTGATACGATGGAAGGCTTATACCGCTATGAAGGCAAAACACTTAAGCCTGGTATCGCTAAAAAAGTTGTTAAACCCACCAATAATGGTCTAACTTATACCTTTCCTTTGCGGAATGCCAAGTGGAGCAACGGGGATCCGGTAACCGCAGATGATTTTGTGTTTGCCTGGCGGCGCACCGTTGACCCAAAAACCAAGTCGGAATATGCATACATTTATGACGGAATTAAAAATGCTGACGAAATCAATGAGGGTAAGAAACCTGCTTCTTCGTTAGGGGTTAAGGCGATAAATGCCCATACTTTGCAGGTTACGTTAGAGAAACCAATTTCATATTTTAATAAATTGATGGCGTCAGAATTTTATTTTCCTCAAAAACAGCAAGTAGTTGAAAAGTGGGGCAAAAAATATGGCACAAATTCTAAGACCCTAATTTTTAATGGCCCTTATAAATTGGTCAATTGGAATGGTCCAGATAATACTTGGACTGAAGTAAAAAATGAAAGTTATTGGAATGCCAAGGCGGTTAAAGTTAAAAAACTGCAGTACCAAGTTGTCAAGGACCCAACAACGGCGCTAAATCTCTACCAGTCCAACAAATTAGATGATGTTACGATTACTGGTGATAATGCCAAGCAGATGAAGGGAAGCAAGGGCTACAATGCTCAGCTGCGCAACGCAATTTTCTACATCGAAATGAACCAAAAGCGCAGGACTATTTTTAGAAATAAAAAAATTCGTCAAGCAATATCGCTTTCCATCAACCGCGCGCAGTTAACCAAGACGGTTTTAGGTGATGGCAGTCGGCCGGCTGACTCGTTTATCCCCAAGGGAATGGCGTACGATCCTACCGATAAGACAAAAGATTTTGTGGCTGAAACGGATGCCAGCGCAAGTAAATATGCCAGGTACGATCCAAAAGAGGCAAAGAAGCTGTGGAAAGAGGGTTTGGCTGAAACAGGCAATACCGGCAAGAAATTCAACTTTGTGCTTTTGGGCGGCGACACCGATATCATGAAAAAAGAAGCTGAGTTTTTACAAAATGAGCTAGAAAAACTTCCGGGAATGAACATTACCTTAAGCAATGTGCCGCGCAAGACGCAGTATAGCCGTGCACGAGAAACGGATTTTGACCTGTATATGTCATTTTGGAGTGCGGATTTCCCGGACCCAATTAACTTTCTAACATTGTTAACATCAAATGTAAGCTACAATGATGGCAAATGGTCTAACCCTGCCTTTGATAAATTGGTCAACAAGAGCCTAACCGAAGATGCCAACAACTTGCCCGGGCGCTGGCAGGATATGAAAGCTGCGCAAACAATTTTAAATGAAGAGCAGGGAGTAGTTCCGCTTTATCAGTTTGGCGACGCACATATGACCAAGCCGCGGCTTAAAAATTACGTGTTAACACCAAATGGTACTTACAATATGGTTGCGCTTCGACTGGCGAATTAA
- a CDS encoding ABC transporter permease, which produces MEEIKITADSFKRLSGDQSANQEKISAPSLTFFQDAVRRLRKNKVAVVSFFILVIIAVLAFCSPIIAPHDPNAQNPDYANLPPRIANTNIPGFRGEIKNAAGVVTYPYDTNNVPKNRTYVLGTDYLGRDLFSRVLYGTRLSLIIAFVAALVDLLIGLPYGIISGWMGGKVDTIMQRIIEIISSVPNLIVVILLLLILKPGLSSIIIAIAFSSWVTMARLIRAQTMQLKEQEYILASLTLGESSFKIALKHLIPNLSSTIIIQTMFSIPNAIFFEAFLSFIGIGIPAPNASLGTLLSDGQKAFRFLPYQMWYPALMLCILMIAFNLFADGLRDAFDPKSE; this is translated from the coding sequence ATGGAAGAGATTAAAATTACGGCTGATAGTTTCAAAAGACTTAGCGGGGATCAATCTGCTAATCAAGAAAAAATTAGTGCACCGTCTTTAACCTTTTTTCAGGATGCGGTTCGCCGTTTACGCAAAAATAAGGTTGCGGTTGTTTCTTTCTTTATCTTAGTGATCATTGCGGTGCTGGCTTTTTGTTCGCCGATTATTGCGCCGCATGACCCGAATGCACAAAATCCTGATTACGCCAACTTGCCCCCGCGCATTGCCAATACCAATATTCCGGGCTTTCGGGGCGAGATTAAAAATGCTGCTGGAGTCGTGACCTATCCCTACGATACTAACAATGTTCCGAAAAATCGGACCTATGTTTTAGGAACAGATTATCTTGGACGCGATTTGTTTTCACGGGTGCTGTATGGTACACGTTTGTCATTAATTATTGCCTTCGTTGCGGCGTTGGTTGATTTACTAATTGGATTGCCCTATGGCATTATTTCCGGCTGGATGGGTGGCAAGGTTGACACGATCATGCAGCGGATTATTGAGATAATTTCGTCTGTGCCTAACTTGATTGTGGTTATTTTGCTCCTGCTGATTTTAAAGCCGGGCCTGTCATCGATTATTATTGCGATCGCCTTCAGCAGCTGGGTAACGATGGCGCGGCTGATTCGGGCGCAGACGATGCAGCTTAAGGAGCAGGAATATATCTTGGCTTCGCTGACGCTGGGCGAATCAAGCTTTAAAATCGCACTAAAGCACCTGATTCCTAACTTGTCGTCAACCATCATCATTCAAACAATGTTTTCGATTCCGAACGCAATTTTCTTTGAAGCCTTCTTAAGCTTTATCGGAATAGGGATTCCTGCCCCGAATGCCTCTTTGGGAACGTTATTATCCGACGGGCAGAAAGCCTTCCGCTTTTTGCCATACCAAATGTGGTATCCAGCACTGATGCTGTGTATCTTAATGATTGCGTTTAATCTTTTTGCGGATGGCCTGCGTGATGCATTCGATCCAAAATCGGAATAA